Sequence from the Lysobacter solisilvae genome:
CGCGCTCGGCCTCGACGCGGTGACGCTCGTCATGGCCCAGCAGGACACCAGGAAAACGCACGGGCCGCCCGTCCTGGTCTTTCTCGACGCGCCCGTTCGCCTCCACCCAGGCCCAGATGCCGTCACGCGTAAGCACCCGGTACTCGCACCGGTACGGGCCGCCGCGCTGGACTGCGTCGTCGATCGCTGTCCCGACACGCTCGCGGTCGTCGGGGTGAATGGCATCGAATGCCCACGCCAGCGGGATGCCCTCGCGACAGGCGTGTTCGTCCAGCCCGAACAGGTGGGCGAATCGCCCATCGCCGCTGATGCGGTCCTCCGGAATCAGCCAGACCCACGTGCCCAGGATCGCGCCCGCGTCCAGCGCCAGCTGCACACGCTCGGCTGCCAGTTCCGCCGCTTGCGCCTCTTCGCGGCGCCTGGTGATGTCGTGGAAGAACACCGCCAGCCCTTCCTCCACGGGGAAGGCGCGGACCTCGAACCAGCACTGCCGGCCGCTCTCGAACGTGTAGTGGTACTCGATCTTCTCCGGGCGGCCCGTCGCTCGCGCCCGCAGGTACATCTCACCCAGGGGCGACTCCAGCGTGCCGGGAAACAGATCCCAGTGCAGTCGCCCGAGCAGCTGGTCCCGACCCAGCTCGGTCATCCGCTCGGTGACGGGATTGACCTCCACCACGTGGAAGTCGCGATCAAAGAGGACAAATGCCTCATCCATGTTCGCCAGCACCTTGCCGAGCCGCGCATCGCGCGCCGACAGGTCGCTCTGGAGCTGCATCTGCCCGGTAATGTCGGTGCAGGCGCCGAACATTCCCGCCACTACGCCGGACGCATCGCGCACGGGGGCAAAGAAGAACGAGAAATAGGTTTCCTCGGGATGGCCATTGCGGTTGAGCATCAGACGCATGCTGGGAACATGCACCGGGTCGCCCGCCACGGCCGAGGCGATGAGGGGTTCAAGTTCGCCGCGGATCTCCGGCCACACCTCATCGAGGATGTCGCGCCCAAGCGCCCATGGATGCTTGCCGCCGAGAAACGGCGCGTAGTGATCGTTATAGAGGAACGCCCTCGACGGCCCCCAGACGATGTACATCGGCTGGTTGGAGGCCAACATCAGCCCGACCAGGGTGCGCAACGCTTCGGGCCAGGCATCCACCGGCCCCAGCGCCGTGTCGCCCCAGTCCAGGCCACGCAGCCGCTCACCCATTTCCCCGCCACCCGCGAGGACATGCTGCTGCGCGTGGGTTTTCAAGACGGGACTCCTCGGGACGACAACAGGGGTGGGGGTACGGATTCTAGAAAATTTACCCTGCCGGCTGTTTTCACAATGTCCTCTGCGCCCTGCCTTCCGCCCCCACTTCGCCGCACTTCCTGATGGAGCGGCCCCTGCTGTCGGCCCGCTGCGCAAGCTGCGTGGAGGCGCGCAGTCCAGGGCGCGTGATGCGGGCGCGGTGAACTGACAAGGAAAGGCCCCGCTTCGGCGGGGCCTTTTTCTGCGTGATTTCAGTTGCCCTACGGCGTCACGCCTGAAATCGAGCGCGCCTGGTTGCCTTGGCTCCTCCCGCTGGTCTGGTACAGGCGGGTCTGGAAGCTGCCATTGACGTTCGATGCAGCCTGCCCCTGGCTCCAGTCGACCTGCGCTGCGAGGTGACCACCCCATGCAAGCACCGAGGAGGCCTGGTTGGCGGTGAATGTCAGGGTGATCTGCACGGAACTGCGGCCCGAATAGTCACCGATGAAGGTGTAGCCGGAGACCGCGGTGATGGTGCTGCCGAACAGCACGAACACGCCCGGCACCTGCGTGACGCCGGCGAACGCAACCTGGGGGTCCAGCGGGATCGGAAACGTCGTGAACGTGCCCAGGCTGCAACCGGCGACGCCGGAGCACGGGTTGTTGCCCATCACGAGCAGTTCGGTGCGATCGAAGCTGGTGAGGTAGTCGTACGCGTGCCTGCCGCCATCGGTGGTATCCCACTCCAGGGTCACCGTGTTGCCAGTCGAACCGGGCGTGTACCCGCTCAGGACCAGGCGGAAGGGAACGGATTGGCTTTCGGCGTAGTGCCCGGACTTCTTGTTGATGTTGCCAGTGACCCACCCCGTGGCGGCGCACGCACGCGGCTGCGTGGCGGTCCCGTTGGCGCATTGGTGCAGGGTCGCGCTCTGTGCGAGGGCTGCGCCGGACGGCATCAACAGCAAGGCCGCGACAAAGCACCAGGGGTGGGATTGGATGGACATGGGGGGCTCCGGATAGCGTCGGGAAGGCGGCGCGGCCGCGCGTGCCATGCGCCGCGCCGGGACCTGCGATATTTCAGGCCTGCCAGGGAGAACGCCATCCCCTGTCCGGGCGAGTCAGGAGCAATGGCGCGTGCGGGGGATCCCCCGGCGCGGCGACTGCGCCGACGCCAGCGGGTTGCTGCGAGGGCACGCGAGGGCGGTCGCGGTTCCTGCCGGGTGCAGTTCGATCGGCCCCAGGGGAGCGTCGTAGTGGAAGCCGCAGGCCGCCTCACCGTCCTCGCCAATGAGCAGGCCCGTAGGCTGGGTTGGCTCCACCAACCCAGCCCCTTCGCATCGACCCGGCCCCAAGAGAAATCGGAATAAGCGCGACGAAGGCACTACTGATTCCCTGCGTCCCCTTCAGGTCCGGGCAATCGCTTCGAGGCGAATGGACGTGAGGTGGAGGTGCCGCCGTCCAAGACTTGATACGGCGCGGCGGTGAAGTGAACAATGGAGACGCCCCGCTTCGGCGGGGCATTGGATGTCGGGAAGGCAAAGCTGCCCCCCGTATCCAAGACGAGGTTCTGTGTCGGTCAAGCCATGAGTGACCGAAACAACCATGGCAGCCAGGGCGCAGGTGCTACCGCGTTGCGGGGAGGTGTAGGTTTTGCAGCCTCCATTCCTTCCTGCGTGACCTGGCACAAGGTCGGCCCTGATTCCTGTTTTCGGGATGAGAAGGATGGGACGGAGGGGCTCATTGATTGCCTCCGTCCCCTTTGGTCGACCTCGTTAGAACGTCTCTGACCCCGTCAGCGCCCGGCACCTCGTAGGCTGGGTTGGCCTCACCAACCCAGCATTCGCGCCGGCGATCAGGTCGGAGAGAAGGCTGGGTTCGTGGAGCCAACCCAATTCCCTCCGTCCCCTCTAGGTCCGCGCTAATGAACATCGAAAAGCTGGAACAGATTCTTCGAGAAATGAAAACCGCGAAACTGGCTCGCCCTGAAGAAACCGAGCTCGTCCGTCGCTGGGCCGAAGGCATCCAGGCGGCGATCACGGAACATCTGATGGAACAGCTCCAAGGCTCGACCACCCTCGAGGCACCCAGCTTCAGCAGCGAGCCAGGCGGGCATGGCTGGAACGAGGACGACACCTGATAGCAGGGTCCGCATGGCATTCGCGCCGCGATCAGGTCGGAGAGAGGCTGGGTTGGTGGAGCCAACCCAGCCTACGCCACTGCTTTTCATGCACGTCGCTCATGCCGCCGGCGCATCCAGCCGGGCGTGCGCCCGCACCGGGAACGTGCCCATGCCGGCGACCTTTGGCGGCACCGCCCAGAAGGTGAAGCCCTCGTTCGGAAGCCGCGACAGGCCGGTCATGTGCTCGACGATCGGGATGCCCGCGCCGAGCAGCACGGTGTGCACGGGACGCTCGCCGCCGGAGATGTCGTCGATGTTGAACGAGTCGATCCCCACCAGTTCCGCACCCTGGTCGCGCAGGTACTCGGCCGCTTTCTCCGTCAGGAAGGGATGCCCTTCGAAATAGGCATCGGTGCGCCAGTGGCGGTCCCACCCGGTGTGCACCAGCACGGCCCTGCCCTTGACCTGCGTCGCCGCAAACGCGTGCCAGTCGATCGCGCGGTCCGCAGCGCCTTCCAGCCGGACGACGACACCGGGCAGGCCCGAGGCTTTCCGCAGCGGCAGCCCGGCCAGGTCATGGCCGTCCGCATAGCGGTGGAACGGCGTGTCGATATAGGTGCCGGTGTTGGCCACCATGTCGATCCGCCCGATCTGGAATTCGGTGCCTTCCGCATAGATCGTGCGCGATCGCTCGCGCGACAGGTGGTCGCAGATCAGCGGCGCAGGCAGGCCCTTGTAGGTCACCATGCCGTCTTCGATCGTGTGGCTCAGGTCGATCAGCGAGCCGCTGCCGGCGCCGTCGGCCACGTCGGCGGCGGGATGGGCGCTGCGCTTGTGCCGCTCCTCCATGATGCGCTTGTTGAGGATGCGCACCTCACCGACCATCAGCAGGCGAAGGTCGCGGATGATGTAGGCAGCCAGCGCATCGTCGTCGATGTCATCGCCCGCGATGTCCAGGCGGAACCCCTGCCCCTGGATGCCGCCGCCGTTGGAAAAGTCGACCTCGAAGTCAAAGCAGGCGCGTCTGTCGGTCATGTCTTCGCATCCGGTCGGGCGTCATTGCCACGACCCAAAACATACGCCAGCGCCCGGGATTCTCAATTCCCCAAGCGGTGCGGCTGCGTTCCGCGTCTGGATGCAATGGCGGCAGCGGTGCCTGTAGGCGCGACCACGAAAGGATCGAGGGGCAATTTCATGACGACTTAATTACCTCCGTCCCCTTTAGGTCAAATTGCCTTCGTCCCCTCTGGTCGACCTCGTTGGAACGGTCTCTGATCCCGTTTCTCCCCAGCGCCCGGCACCTCGTAGGCTGGGTTGGCTTAACCAACCCAGCATTCGCGCCGCGATCAGGTCGGAGAGAGGCTGGGTTGGTGGAGCCAACCCAGCCTACGCCACTAACGGATTCTTAAGAACCTCCGTTCTGCGCAGCAGCGTGTGAACCATTCCGGAGTTTGCTTGTCTTGTACCAGGCGCGGTTTGCGCGCGCATGGCATCAACCGGGGGATCACAAATGCGAGTTGCGGTATTCGGGTTGCTCATGGCACCCGTAGTGGCGGCGCATGCCGCGAGTATTTCGGACGTCGGGAATTCTCAACCTGTTTCCACGCTCCAGACTGTACTCGTAAAGGGCAGCCAACCCGGGCCCGCGCTGTGGCGTATTTCAAATGGAGAAAACACGCTCTGGATCCTGGGAACGCTGGATCCTCTGCCAACCGGAATGGCGTGGCGGTCCGGAGAGGTAGAAGCAACGATCGCCGCGTCGCAGGAAGTTCTGGGTGTCCCGTTTCCATCGGCGAAGGTCGGCGTGGGCGACATGCTGAAGATGGCCTCCCTGGTGCCCTCGGCACGGCGTTCCCAGTACAACCCGGGCAAGGCGACACTGGAGTCGGTGGTGGGACCGCCACTGCATGCCCGGTGGACGCTCGCGAAGCAGCGCTACGCGGTATCTACGAAAGATTTCGAGAAGCTCAGACCCATGTACGCCTCCCAGGAGCTGTACTGGAAGGCAGTCGAAGGAGCAGGGCTGGACCGTAGCAGTGCCGTTTTCGGCGTCATTCGTGCAGCGGCAGAACGCGCGGGCGTGCCGATCGTTGATACCGGCTTCACGTATCCGTTGGACCTCGATCGCAAGGAGATGAAGAAGCGACTCGAAGAGGTGAATGCTTCGGCCGGTGCTGATATCGCCTGCTTCGGGCAAACGCTGGATGTACTCGAGTCCGACTTGTCGATGATGAAACTGCGCGCCAACGCGTGGGCCACTGGCAATGTGCGCGCCCTGCGCGAACTGTCGACCGGCGACATCCAGCCACCGTGCAAGGACATTGAGAACGCAACCCTGGCATTCATGGGCGCAGGCGAGCTCAAGCGAAAGCTCCGCGACTCATGGCTGCGGGCGGCGCAGGCCAGCCTGGTGAAGAACCCGAGCACCTTCGCAACACTGCCGATCGCGGACCTGCTGGACGCAAGTGGCGTGCTGCAGGACTTGCGTGGGCTCGGTTACGTTGTCGACGCACCGGATGACGAGCCGGTGGAAGAGCAGGCAGACGACAATAGGGACGCAGGTAATTGAGCGGCGCCCCCTGATTCCCTCTGGACTGACCCCCTTACCTGTAGGCCAAGCCCGCAAGGCGACCGGAAGGAGAAGTCAGAGATCTGGATCGTCGATATCAACCCAAAAGGGGCCGGAGGGGATTAGTAATTCCCTCCGGCCCCTTTAATTCGGCGCGTTAGGTCGTCCCCTTTAGCCGGCCTCGTTAGAACGGGCTCTGACCCCGTTTCTGCGGGGCGATGCCACATGCTTGATCGCCGGCCCCGAGAACGGTCTCTGACCCCGTTTTCTCTGACCCCGTCTTCACAATGGCGGCAGCGGTGCCTGGAGGCGCGACCACGGAAGGATCCAGGTCCAATTTCATGAGGACTAAATTGCCTCCGTCCCCTTTAAGTCGGTCGGTCCAGTTCAAGCGATCTGGACATCCACTTCCTCGGTAACCAAGTAGGAGGCCAGGTTCAAAATCGATACCGCCCGCAGGCTATTGATCTCGGTCCCGTAGTTCGGATCGATGCCGTGCAAAACCGCGTGCCGGTTCAGGCCATCGAAGCCGTCCTGCAGCAGCTGTGTTTTGCGGGTCAGCGGGATATCGACATAGAACGCGGCTATGAAAATGGCACGCATGTCGTCCTCTGGTAAACCCGACAACACCTCCATGAGGTTGGCAGTTGGCTTCTTGGAAAACAGTTGCCGCTGGTGTCGGTCGTGGATCACCCCATCGGCTTGGGCCAGTAGCACCGGAATGCTCAGGTAATAGCGGCCCTCGCGGTGCGCCTGGAACGCATCTGCAATGACGGCACGTCGTTTCGGATGCCGTTCGACGAGGGTCTGCTCGATCTCATCGACACGCCCCTTGAAGTAATCGATCAGCCACCGCTGCGCCTCGTCATGCTCGCCCTCTTGGAAGGCCGCGACCAGATCCCGCCCCCAAGTGTGCGGCATCTCGGGATCGAGGCACCATCCTTGGTCCATCAGCACCGTCAGCTGGCCACGCACCTCGTCCGGCAAATCCCGCAGCTGCCGAGCGAAGTCGTCGAACATCGTTGACCACTGGCGCAGGCGTTCTTCTTCTTCGGATCGAAACGCCTTAATCCACGTCTGGGCACCGTTGAAGGGTTCGAGCAGCGCCTTGACCTGCTCAGCAATCGCCTCCTGTCCGGATACGGCCCTGAGCTGCTCGGCAACGCGGTCGAATGGCGCTGTGAACTCCTTCAGCTGTTGTGCGATCGCACCCTGACCGTAGTTGTCCTTTACCCATTCCGGCAGCTGTTCGAGCGGGTCGGTCAGCGCCTTAATGTGCTCCCGGAAGTCCTCCAACGGATCGCGACAAAGGGCCGCAAGTTGCTCTTGGGCACGGAGCATTGGGCTTTCCAGGGCGGCCCTGAACTCCCGCAAGGGGTCGGCCAAGCGGGCAAACCGCTCGGCTTCTTCCAGATGGCGCTTCCAGAAGTCATCGTCCATGGGTCAATCCTAGCCCGATCAGACAGCTAGTAGAAAGACGAACGGCGGCGCTAGGACGGCGGTGTAAAAAGGGGACGGAGGTGATCTAAATTCCCTTCGTCCATTTAGCTCCAGACCGCCGAAGGGGTCAGAGTCACTTAACAAAAGGGGATAAATGAATCTGCCCCCTTTACTCCGCGCTTCTGACCCCGTTTCTGGACCTGATTTATAGAGTCTTGTTCTTGATCTGGTCGTACACGAGAGAGAAGGCCGCGGCTGCTCGCCTTCCGGCTTCTTCCGCGCCTGCTGCCCCGAAGACATTCGGTACCCCCTGGATGAGGGCAACGACAATCTTGGTGGCTTCCTGTGCGAGCGCGACCTTCTTCTCGTCAGTACTGATGGACATGCGATTCCTTTGAGGTCAAATGAAGCAGTGCACTTCACTGCGAAGGTGGGCGTCGCTTGAACACATTGCGACTCTTGCTGGTGCCGGCGCAGGCAGACGGGCAACGTTTCCTAGGAGATCTAGGCCAAGTCGATTGTTGGTCCCCTGCCATTGAGCCGGTCTAGCTTGCGTGCTGTTGCGCTAGAGGGGTCAGAGCTATCTACCGTCGGCGGGTCCTTTCATTCTGGCCTTTCGTCCGCGGGGGATTAACACCGTCCTCTTTGGCTACGATTCGCTAGAACGGTCTCTGACCCCGTTTCTCCGTTTCTCGAGACCCGGCTCAATTACCTCTGTCCCCTTAGATCCATCAATTCCCTCCATCCCCTTTGGTCGACCTCGTTAGAACGGTCTCTGACCCCGTTTCTCTCTTTAGAACGGTCTCTGAACCCGTTTTTGGGGCTTGAAGCCCTCACGTCCGCCCCCCATGATCGATTTTCACATGGCCTAGGACCAGCACGAATGTCACTCGAAACTGAGCTGAAGCGGTTGTCCGCCCTTCTTACCCCGCCGACCGGATATACCAACGACACAAAAGTATTCGCCCCGGAGCCCGGCGATCCGCATGCTGACTTGAAGACGGAGTTATTGGAGAGCGCAAGCAGAATGCGAGGCCTTGGCGAGGCCGCGGTTGGCGGCGCCTCTATGAAGGTCCCCTTCCTGGAGAACAGTACGTATCAACGCCTCGAGGCGCTTCCTTCTGGCGGTCGTGAGGACTTCTTCGAGCTGGCTAACGCTATCCAGGCCGTGGCTACGGAAATCAATCGAAGGAGAAACTGAGCTTTCCGCCACGGAGAGAATCACTTGCTTCATGCAAACAGGCTCGATAAGCCCCTCGATCCCTCGCTCCCTTAAATTCTTAGTGATCTGCTCGCTGATCGACGCCGAGCGCAGGATCGGCCTAAAGCTCGCTCGTTTAGCCCATGAGATCTGGTTCATGCAGCCACGGACCAGCGGTTCGCAGTCCTCACAATATGTCTTAGGAGCCTTGCTTGCCATACCGAATTGATTCCGTCACTCCCGGCAACAACGCGTCAATTGAGCTAGGACAAATCACGGTCCTCGTTGGGCCCAACAACTGCGGCAAGTCCCAAACCTTAAAGGACATTCGTCAGTACACGAGCACCGGACGAAGGGAAGGCCTGGTAGTGCTGGAGTCCCTGCGGGTCACGTTGCCAAGTGAGGCCGAACTCAAGGCAGAGGTTCAGATTCGGCCACATCAGGCCGCGGATCACATCCAGATTATTGGCGTGAAGGACGATCTACAGAGCCACACCAACTTCGGGCCAAACAAGCACTGGTTCTCCCATGTCTATCCTCCTGAGCCAGATGCGGCTTCCCAGGAGCTCCAAATCCTGAGGAGCCTTGGGACCTGCCTAATTGGCTATCTAGGCGCGGAGGCGCGCTTCAAACTTACGGAGAGTTCTCCTGCATTCAACCCAAGGAGCGAAACTCCTTCGAATGCGCTCCAGTCGTTGTACGCGTCAGACCTGAGTGTGATGACTGAGTTCCGTCGCGCATTCCGGGACGCGTTCGAGATGGACATTGGCCTGGACTGGGCAGCTATGACTCGATTCTACCTGCGAGTCGCTAACGATTTTGGTCAGCTACCTGACAGTCGAATTGAGCTGGATTTGCTGATGGCGAATGCGGAGGAGCTTCAGAGTCAGGGGGACGGCTTCCGATCTTTCGCCGGCATTGCTATGGCTCTCTTGACCTACCCGAGCCGGGTGATCCTTCTAGATGAGCCAGAGGCTTTCCTGCACCCCGCTCAAGCGCGGGTGCTAGGACGCTGGGTGGCCACGCAAGCAGCTAGACGTCCTGGTCAAGTTGTGGTTGCTACGCATAGTGCGGACTTTTTGGCTGGAATGGTTTCAGCCGGGGTTGACGCGACGATACTCCGCCTCAATCGCATAAATGGTGTTACCAAGTTTCATCGGATCCCAAAGGCGGCCACGACGGGCCTGATCGAATCGCCACTTCTGTCCAGCCAGCCGGTCTTGGATTCGCTTTTTCATCGAGGTGTTGTTATCTGCGAAGGCGACCCCGATCGCGCTGTTTATCAGACGGTTGCTCACCGCTTCAATGACAACTATCGCGGCGAGGACTTTCTGTTCATTCATAGCAACGGAAAGGATGCTGCGAGGTTCCCTGCAAAGCTGTTGAGGGACTCAGGGACTCCAGTCTGCGTTGTGGCTGACTTTGACGTTATCAGCTCCGAGTCGACTCTCGACGGCATAGTCGAAGGACTGACAGGGAAAGGGCTTGATGAGCGGACGAAGCAACTTCGCACCGTTGTGGCTGACGCGGTGGAAGCGGGTAGCCAAGGACAGTTGCTTGAGGGGCTAGTCGCGAACGTCAAGGCTTGGCTGGAACGCAATGACGTTGACCTGCGAGGGGCGAGACGCAGCTTGGTGGCATGCGCAAGAGGTGGATCGAACAAGTGGGATCAAGCCAAAAAGTCTGGATTTTCAGCTTTGCCCACGCAGGACCAGGGCTCGGCACAAGAGCTAATTGGAAGACTCTCGGCGACAGGGTTGTTCGTTGTCCCGTGTGGTGAACTTGAGTCCTGGCTTGAAAACGGGGCATCGAAGGGGAGCAGGTGGAACCAGCGAGCCTTGCAGGCCCTACACGACAACGAATGTCCTGTTCCTCTCAAGGCATTTGTTGAGCAAATTCTTAGCTTTCTGGCTCCGAGACGTACCTAAAGAATGAACCCTGAAACTCCCTCATGCTGCGTCGGCCGACCATTAGCCGGTTCGCTTGACAACGAAAGGTTCCAGGTTCAATTTCAATGACGCTTGAAGATGAACCTTGGATCCTTTCTTACGAAAAGCGGACGATTAATTCCCTCCGGCTTAAGGGGTCAGTAGAGTAGTGAGCGAAGGAGGCCGCGGGTCGGCCTGACCCAGAAGAACAAAGGCCCCGCAGTTGCGGGGCCATTTGTTTTTGGGGCAAATGCCCCCCTTTACCCCGAGAAAAAGGGGGCAGAGGAGATTATTAATTCCCTGCGCCCCCTTCAGGGTCACTACTCGCTTGGCTTCCTCGAATTTCTCAAGCTTCTAAGCTGATCCATAGCTCCAGGAAGCTCGGCCACCGGAGCTCCGAGGCTAGCCAAGTGCGAAAACCAAGACTTACGAAGCAATTCGAGGAAATGCTCTTCGACGCGGTCGAACTCGCGTCGTCCCGCGGAGTACCACACGTGGAGGTCCATTTCACCTAAAAGCTCGACCTCGTCAGACTCCACCGGCATGTTTACGGTGAAGAACACCACTGAATTGATGTTCGGGAATTCAGCACCACCTAGATGCCTTCCGAGCGACCAAATCACGTGCTTCGGATCAAGTGCAGTGT
This genomic interval carries:
- a CDS encoding TraB/GumN family protein — translated: MAPVVAAHAASISDVGNSQPVSTLQTVLVKGSQPGPALWRISNGENTLWILGTLDPLPTGMAWRSGEVEATIAASQEVLGVPFPSAKVGVGDMLKMASLVPSARRSQYNPGKATLESVVGPPLHARWTLAKQRYAVSTKDFEKLRPMYASQELYWKAVEGAGLDRSSAVFGVIRAAAERAGVPIVDTGFTYPLDLDRKEMKKRLEEVNASAGADIACFGQTLDVLESDLSMMKLRANAWATGNVRALRELSTGDIQPPCKDIENATLAFMGAGELKRKLRDSWLRAAQASLVKNPSTFATLPIADLLDASGVLQDLRGLGYVVDAPDDEPVEEQADDNRDAGN
- a CDS encoding cyclase family protein, with amino-acid sequence MTDRRACFDFEVDFSNGGGIQGQGFRLDIAGDDIDDDALAAYIIRDLRLLMVGEVRILNKRIMEERHKRSAHPAADVADGAGSGSLIDLSHTIEDGMVTYKGLPAPLICDHLSRERSRTIYAEGTEFQIGRIDMVANTGTYIDTPFHRYADGHDLAGLPLRKASGLPGVVVRLEGAADRAIDWHAFAATQVKGRAVLVHTGWDRHWRTDAYFEGHPFLTEKAAEYLRDQGAELVGIDSFNIDDISGGERPVHTVLLGAGIPIVEHMTGLSRLPNEGFTFWAVPPKVAGMGTFPVRAHARLDAPAA
- a CDS encoding ATP-dependent nuclease; its protein translation is MPYRIDSVTPGNNASIELGQITVLVGPNNCGKSQTLKDIRQYTSTGRREGLVVLESLRVTLPSEAELKAEVQIRPHQAADHIQIIGVKDDLQSHTNFGPNKHWFSHVYPPEPDAASQELQILRSLGTCLIGYLGAEARFKLTESSPAFNPRSETPSNALQSLYASDLSVMTEFRRAFRDAFEMDIGLDWAAMTRFYLRVANDFGQLPDSRIELDLLMANAEELQSQGDGFRSFAGIAMALLTYPSRVILLDEPEAFLHPAQARVLGRWVATQAARRPGQVVVATHSADFLAGMVSAGVDATILRLNRINGVTKFHRIPKAATTGLIESPLLSSQPVLDSLFHRGVVICEGDPDRAVYQTVAHRFNDNYRGEDFLFIHSNGKDAARFPAKLLRDSGTPVCVVADFDVISSESTLDGIVEGLTGKGLDERTKQLRTVVADAVEAGSQGQLLEGLVANVKAWLERNDVDLRGARRSLVACARGGSNKWDQAKKSGFSALPTQDQGSAQELIGRLSATGLFVVPCGELESWLENGASKGSRWNQRALQALHDNECPVPLKAFVEQILSFLAPRRT